A single window of Cydia splendana chromosome 13, ilCydSple1.2, whole genome shotgun sequence DNA harbors:
- the LOC134796003 gene encoding NADH-quinone oxidoreductase subunit B 2-like, with amino-acid sequence MQAIKALGATAPKALSVVKKGAFAPIVDQVRQTHLPAPKPNEKRPYSPFQDASNLAEIAVARLDDLLNWGRKGSIWPMTFGLACCAVEMMHIAAPRYDMDRYGVVFRASPRQSDVMIVAGTLTNKMAPALRKVYDQMPDPRWVISMGSCANGGGYYHYSYSVVRGCDRIVPVDIYVPGCPPSAEALLYGVLQLQKKVKRMKTIQIWYRK; translated from the exons ATGCAGGCTATTAAAGCGCTGGGAGCGACGGCTCCTAAAGCTCTTTCTGTAGTGAAGAAAGGTGCTTTTGCTCCCATCGTTGATCAAGTCCGTCAAACCCATTTGCCAGCTCCGAAGCCGAACGAGAAGCGCCCGTACTCTCCCTTCCAGGATGCTAGTAACCTGGCAGAGATTGCGGTGGCTAGGCTTGACGATCTCCTCAACTGGGGAAGGAAGGGCTCCATTTGGCCTATGACCTTTGGTTTAGCTTGCTGTGCCGTGGAAATGATGCACATCGCCGCGCCTCGCTATGATATGGACAg ATATGGTGTAGTGTTCCGTGCATCACCTCGCCAGTCTGATGTCATGATTGTCGCAGGGACCTTGACTAACAAAATGGCACCAGCTCTAAGGAAAGTATATGACCAGATGCCTGATCCCAGATGGGTCATTTCCATGGGAAGCTGTGCCAATGGTGGTGGATATTACCACTACTCCTATTCTGTTGTGAG GGGTTGTGATAGAATCGTACCCGTCGACATCTACGTACCCGGATGCCCGCCATCAGCAGAAGCCTTACTCTATGGTGTACTTCAATTGCAAAAGAAAGTCAAGAGAATGAAAACTATTCAAATCTGGTACAGGAAGTGA